From a region of the Synchiropus splendidus isolate RoL2022-P1 chromosome 12, RoL_Sspl_1.0, whole genome shotgun sequence genome:
- the ube3d gene encoding E3 ubiquitin-protein ligase E3D: MESSWKQSSTHGVGVFIELRRRLQSGLLIVGKEVAASPADVVVKGGDSSLIIQTPRGNMIASLPPGVVFEEGSCIPTPAGESHGEELHFRLRISVHCSRDRETLDSVMQMLRAKETYCFYCQNCSTRLVEDRSFKRVLPLPNGNWNALVDDWCCHPDPFANKKLLPRQEDCLTGDTFILLARDGSCDQTLVQELSPAGSADSQDPKKPCRRLASISCRSCSAVLGEAVAPETLRLYITQVIVEPAVGDRKASINRSEFLERTVAVRLLELANSLSTFHFTVQTPDGKTFLLLWLLNSDSITASLPENSFGSPELQHQSSQTARALKVLHISCSEADSQQREIISSWEDKAIGHPVVLLPEVCEELQQVMDDSNNTLPASMRHMRSYKVAYLRLG; encoded by the exons ATGGAGAGTTCGTGGAAACAGAGCAGTACACATGGAGTTGGCGTGTTCATTGAGCTGAGGAGAAGACTGCAAAGTGGTCTTCTCATTGTCGG TAAAGAGGTTGCTGCAAGTCCTGCCGATGTGGTCGTGAAAGGTGGCGACTCTTCTCTCATCATCCAGACTCCCAGAGGCAACATGATCGCTTCCCTGCCACCTGGCGTTGTTTTTGAGGAGGGTTCTTGCATTCCAACACCTGCTGGAGAGTCCCACGGCGAGGAACTGCATTTCAGGCTGCGCATCAGCGTCCATTGTAGCAGAGACAGAG AGACCCTGGACAGTGTGATGCAGATGCTCCGGGCCAAAGAGACTTATTGCTTCTACTGCCAAAACTGCTCGACCAGGCTAGTGGAGGACAG ATCATTTAAGCGCGTTCTCCCTCTTCCCAATGGAAACTGGAACGCTCTTGTAGACGACTGGTGTTGCCATCCGGACCCATTTGCCAACAAAAAGTTGTTGCCAAGACAGGAAGATTGCTTAACGGGCGACACCTTCATCCTCTTGGCCAGGGATGGAAGCTGTGATCAGACTTTGGTACAGGAACTGAGTCCTGCAGGATCGGCAGACAGTCAAGATCCAAAG AAACCCTGCAGACGCCTGGCATCCATCTCCTGCAGAAGCTGCTCAGCAGTGCTGGGAGAGGCAGTGGCTCCAG AAACACTCAGACTGTACATCACGCAGGTCATCGTGGAGCCCGCTGTTGGGGACCGAAAGGCTTCCATTAACAG ATCTGAGTTCTTGGAGCGGACTGTAGCAGTTAGACTGTTGGAGCTGGCCAACTCATTGAGCACCTTCCACTTCACGGTCCAGACTCCTGATGGAAAAACCTTCTTACTG CTCTGGCTGTTAAACAGTGACTCCATCACAGCTTCACTTCCTGAGAACTCTTTCGGGTCCCCAGAGCTTCAACACCAATCTTCCCAAACAGCCCGGGCCCTGAAAGTGCTACACATCTCCTGCTCGGAGGCCGACTCCCAACAGCGAGA AATTATAAGCAGCTGGGAGGACAAAGCCATCGGACATCCTGTGGTGCTGCTACCCGAGGTGtgtgaggagctgcagcaagTGATGGACGACAGCAACAACACACTTCCAGCATCCATGCGCCACATGCGGTCGTACAAG GTGGCGTACCTCAGGTTGGGATGA